A window from Urocitellus parryii isolate mUroPar1 chromosome 1, mUroPar1.hap1, whole genome shotgun sequence encodes these proteins:
- the Rnf14 gene encoding E3 ubiquitin-protein ligase RNF14 isoform X1 yields the protein MSSEDREAQEDELLALASIYDGDEFRKAESVQGGETRIYLDLPQNFKIFVSGNSNECLQTSGFEYTICFLPPLVLNFELPPDYPSSSPPSFTLSGKWLSPTQLSALCKHLDNLWEEHRGSVVLFAWMQFLKEDTLAYLNIVSPFELKMGSQKKVQRRTAQASSNTELEFGGATGSDVDQEEVVDERAVQDVESLSSLIQEILDFDQAQQMKCFNSKLFLCNICFCEKLGSECMYFLECRHVYCKACLKDYFEIQIKDGQVQCLNCPEPKCPSVATPGQVKELVEAELFARYDRLLLQSTLDLMADVVYCPRPCCQLPVMQEPGCTMGICSSCNFAFCTLCRLTYHGVSPCKVTAEKLIDLRNEYLQADEANKRFLEQRYGKRVIQKALEEMESKEWLEKNSKSCPCCGTPIQKLDGCNKMTCTGCMQYFCWICMGSLSRANPYKHFTDPDSPCFNRLFHAVDVNGDIWEDEIED from the exons ATGTCGTCAGAAGACCGAGAAGCTCAGGAGGATGAATTGCTGGCCCTGGCGAGTATTTATGATGGAGATGAATTTAGAAAAGCAGAGTCTGTCCAAGGTGGAGAAACCAGGATCTATTTGGATTTGCCACAAAATTTCAAGATATTTGTGAGCG GCAATTCAAATGAGTGTCTCCAGACTAGTGGCTTTGAATACACCATTTGCTTTCTGCCTCCACTTGTGCTGAACTTTGAACTGCCACCAGATTATCCATCCTCCTCCCCACCTTCATTCACACTTAGTGGCAAATGGCTGTCACCAACTCAG CTCTCTGCTCTCTGCAAGCACTTAGACAACCTGTGGGAAGAGCACCGAGGCAGCGTGGTCCTGTTTGCCTGGATGCAGTTTCTTAAGGAAGACACCCTAGCATACCTGAACATTGTCTCTCCTTTTGAGCTCAAGATGGGCTCTCAGAAAAAAGTGCAGAGAAGGACGGCTCAGGCCTCTTCCAATACAGAACTAGAGTTTGGAGGAGCTACTGGATCTGATGTAGACCAAGAGGAAGTTGTGGATGAAAGAGCTGTACAGGATGTGGAATCATTGTCAAGTCTGATCCAGGAAATCTTGGACTTTGATCAAGCTCAGCAGATGAAATGCTTTAATAGTAAATTGTTCCTGTGCAATATTTGTTTCTGTGAGAAGTTGGGTAGTGAGTGCATGTACTTCTTGGAATGTAGGCATGTGTACTGTAAAGCCTGTCTGAAGGACTACTTTGAAATCCAGATAAAAGATGGCCAAGTCCAATGCCTCAATTGCCCAGAACCAAAGTGTCCTTCAGTGGCCACTCCTGGTCAG GTCAAAGAGCTAGTGGAAGCAGAGTTATTTGCCCGTTATGACCGCCTTCTCCTCCAGTCCACCTTGGACCTGATGGCAGATGTTGTATACTGTCCCCGCCCATGCTGCCAGCTGCCTGTGATGCAGGAGCCTGGCTGTACCATGGGCATCTGCTCCAGCTGCAATTTTGCCTTCTGTACCTTGTGTAGGTTGACCTATCATGGGGTCTCTCCATGTAAGGTAACTGCAG AGAAATTAATAGATTTACGAAATGAGTACCTGCAAGCAGATGAAGCTAATAAAAGATTTTTGGAACAGAGGTATGGTAAGAGGGTGATTCAGAAGGCCCTGGAAGAAATGGAAAGTAAAGAGTGGCTGGAAAAGAACTCAAAGAGTTGCCCATGTTGTGGGACTCCCATACAG AAGTTAGATGGATGTAACAAGATGACATGTACTGGCTGTATGCAATATTTCTGCTGGATTTGCATGGGTTCTCTGTCTAGAGCAAACCCTTACAAACATTTTACTGATCCCGATTCCCCATGTTTTAACAG GTTGTTCCATGCTGTGGATGTTAATGGAGATATTTGGGAAGATGAGATTGAAGACTAG
- the Rnf14 gene encoding E3 ubiquitin-protein ligase RNF14 isoform X2: protein MQFLKEDTLAYLNIVSPFELKMGSQKKVQRRTAQASSNTELEFGGATGSDVDQEEVVDERAVQDVESLSSLIQEILDFDQAQQMKCFNSKLFLCNICFCEKLGSECMYFLECRHVYCKACLKDYFEIQIKDGQVQCLNCPEPKCPSVATPGQVKELVEAELFARYDRLLLQSTLDLMADVVYCPRPCCQLPVMQEPGCTMGICSSCNFAFCTLCRLTYHGVSPCKVTAEKLIDLRNEYLQADEANKRFLEQRYGKRVIQKALEEMESKEWLEKNSKSCPCCGTPIQKLDGCNKMTCTGCMQYFCWICMGSLSRANPYKHFTDPDSPCFNRLFHAVDVNGDIWEDEIED from the exons ATGCAGTTTCTTAAGGAAGACACCCTAGCATACCTGAACATTGTCTCTCCTTTTGAGCTCAAGATGGGCTCTCAGAAAAAAGTGCAGAGAAGGACGGCTCAGGCCTCTTCCAATACAGAACTAGAGTTTGGAGGAGCTACTGGATCTGATGTAGACCAAGAGGAAGTTGTGGATGAAAGAGCTGTACAGGATGTGGAATCATTGTCAAGTCTGATCCAGGAAATCTTGGACTTTGATCAAGCTCAGCAGATGAAATGCTTTAATAGTAAATTGTTCCTGTGCAATATTTGTTTCTGTGAGAAGTTGGGTAGTGAGTGCATGTACTTCTTGGAATGTAGGCATGTGTACTGTAAAGCCTGTCTGAAGGACTACTTTGAAATCCAGATAAAAGATGGCCAAGTCCAATGCCTCAATTGCCCAGAACCAAAGTGTCCTTCAGTGGCCACTCCTGGTCAG GTCAAAGAGCTAGTGGAAGCAGAGTTATTTGCCCGTTATGACCGCCTTCTCCTCCAGTCCACCTTGGACCTGATGGCAGATGTTGTATACTGTCCCCGCCCATGCTGCCAGCTGCCTGTGATGCAGGAGCCTGGCTGTACCATGGGCATCTGCTCCAGCTGCAATTTTGCCTTCTGTACCTTGTGTAGGTTGACCTATCATGGGGTCTCTCCATGTAAGGTAACTGCAG AGAAATTAATAGATTTACGAAATGAGTACCTGCAAGCAGATGAAGCTAATAAAAGATTTTTGGAACAGAGGTATGGTAAGAGGGTGATTCAGAAGGCCCTGGAAGAAATGGAAAGTAAAGAGTGGCTGGAAAAGAACTCAAAGAGTTGCCCATGTTGTGGGACTCCCATACAG AAGTTAGATGGATGTAACAAGATGACATGTACTGGCTGTATGCAATATTTCTGCTGGATTTGCATGGGTTCTCTGTCTAGAGCAAACCCTTACAAACATTTTACTGATCCCGATTCCCCATGTTTTAACAG GTTGTTCCATGCTGTGGATGTTAATGGAGATATTTGGGAAGATGAGATTGAAGACTAG